The genomic stretch TAAGGCAGAATATTATTTTCGCCATTGGAGTGAAAGTGCTCATTCTGATATTATCGGCGGCCGGAATAGCGACTATGTGGGCAGCCGTATTTGGAGACGTAGGCGTCTCGGTGCTTGCCATATTAAATGCCATCCGGGCTTTAGCATATCAAAGTAATCAATAAAAAATATTGACAAATTTTTTTCTAGCTGTTATATTTTACACATATGACGGGGTGGTGCAAAGATGGTCCATTGATGTGAGACTGTATTTGCCTACCCCTTTTCCTATTACAGGAAAACGTGTTTCTTATGGTTTTTAAGAAGGGAGAAAGCATTATGAACAAGTACAGCAAAGAAGATATATTCCGGATTGTAGAGGAAGAAGATGTGGAATTTATCCGGCTTCAGTTCACTGATATTTTCGGTATGCTGAAGAACGTTGCAATTACCAGAAGCATGCTTGGGAAGGCTTTGGAAAACCGCTGCATGTTCGATGGCTCTTCCATTGAAGGCTTTGTAAGAATGGAAGAATCCGACATGTATCTATATCCGGATCTTGATACCTTTGAGATCCTGCCATGGCGTCCCCAGCAGGGAAAGGTTGCCCGCCTGATGTGCGATGTGTACTGTCCGGACAGGACGCCTTTTGAAGGAGATCCCAGGTTTGTGCTGAAAAAGGTGCTAAAAAAAGCCAGGGACATGGGATATGAATTTCACGCGGGTCCGGAATGTGAATTCTTCCTTTTCCATATGGACGAAGAGGGACGCCCCACAACAGATACCCATGAAACGGCAAGCTACTTTGACGTGGCTCCCATTGACTTAGCTGAGAATGTCCGCCGGGATATGGTGCTGACTTTGGAGGAAATGGGATTTATGATCGAAGCTTCCCATCATGAAATTGCACCGGGACAGCATGAAATTGATTTTCAATACGCAGAGGGAATGGTGACGGCAGATAACATCATGACTTTTAAGATGGCGGTAAAGACCATAGCCAAGCGCCACGGACTTCACGCAACCTTTATGCCAAAGCCGAAAGCAGGGGTCAATGGCTCCGGAATGCACATTAATATGTCCCTGTCTGATTTAAATGGCAGAAATATGTTTGAGGATGAGGCAGATGAGCTGGGCTTAAGCAGGGCTGCCTACCAGTTTATAGCCGGAATCCTTTATCATATGAAGGGAATGACCATACTCACCAATCCCCTGGTCAACTCCTACAAGCGTCTGGTTCCCGGATACGATGCTCCGGTTTATATTGCATGGTCGGCAAAGGCAAACAGGAGTCCCCTGATCCGAATCCCATCTTCCAGAGGAGCGGGCACCAGGATCGAACTTCGCTGCCCAGATACTGCCGTTAATCCGTACCTGGCTCTGGCCGCCTGCCTGGCTGCCGGTCTTGACGGGATCGAAAAAGATATGACTCCGCCGCAGAGCGTTGACCGTAATATATTCACCATGCAGCCGGAGGAAATATTGGAAAAAGGCATTGAACATCTGCCGGAGACCCTGGGTGAGGCCATCGAGGCCTTCCGGAAAGACGATTTTATGAAAGAAGTGCTGGGCGAACATATCTACACCAAATACCTGGAAGCCAAGGAAACCGAATGGCATATGTTCCGGGTGCAGGTGACGGATTGGGAAGTGGAAGAATACCTGTATAAGTACTGATGATTCCTGTTTTCTGATATGGTTATCTGGAGGTGAGAGTGTTTGACCAATGTGATAGTGGCATTTTCCAGAGAAGAGGATGCAAAAAATATTAGAAATATTCTTGTGAGAAATGGCTTTGCGGTGGCGGCGGTCTGCACCTCCGGCGCCCAGGCGGTAAACAGTGCCGATGAGCTTGGCAGCGGAATCGTAGTATGCGGCTGCAGGTTTGCTGATATGGTATTTCATGAGATTTACGAATGCCTTCCGGGAGGCATGGAGATGCTCCTTCTCGTGTCGCCGAGCCAGTGGAGCGGCAGAGTGCCTGAGGGCGTGGTCTGCTTAAGTCAGCCCTTAAAGGTACAGGACTTAGTAAGCACTCTGGAAATGATGGTAGAATCCCTTACCAGAAGGCGGAAGAAATTAAAAAGCCAGCCAAAAGAGCGGAGCATGGAAGAAAAGGAAATAATCAGACAGGCAAAGGAGCTTTTGATGGAACGAAACCATATGTCCGAAACAGAGGCACACCGTTACATCCAGAAATGCAGCATGGACAGCGGTACCAATATGGTGGAAACCGCCCAGATGATCGTGAGCCTGATCAATCGATAGTTATGGGAGAGAATGATGAAATTTACAAAAATGCAGGGAACAGGAAACGATTACGTTTATATTAATTGTTTTGAGGAATCCGTGGAAGATCCGGCGGAGTTTGCAAGAAAAGTCAGTGACCGCCATTTTGGGATCGGATCGGATGGACTGATTCTCATTTGTCCGTCAGAAACGGCGGACTGCCGCATGCGGATGTTTAACGCCGACGGTTCGGAAAGCCAGATGTGCGGCAATGGAATCCGTTGTGTAGGGAAATATGTTTACGATCATCATCTGGTGGATAAAACGGAATTCGATGTGGAAACCGGAGCAGGGATCAAACACTTAAAGGTTAAGCCGGAACATGGCAGGGCTGTTCAGATTACGGTGGACTTGGGAGTGCCGGAGATCACCAGCCAGGTGCCGGAGTTAATTCGCATGGAAGGAAAGGACTACGAGTTCATCGGCATATCCATGGGCAATCCTCATGCCGTTTACTACATGTCTGATATTGACGGTCTGGATCTTCAGGCTATGGGACCTGCCTTTGAAAACCATGAGCGTTTTCCGGAGCGCACGAATTCCGAATTTATTGAAGTGGTGAGTCCTGAGTACATCCGTATGCGGGTATGGGAGAGAGGCAGCGGGGAAACCTGGGCCTGCGGAACGGGAGCGGCTGCCAGTGCAGTTGCCTCTGCCTTAAGCGGCCGCACTTTCGATACGGTGGAAGTGGAATTAAAGGGCGGCAATCTGACCATCCACTGGGACCGGAAGGGAAGCGGTCATGTGTTCATGACCGGTCCGGCGGTAGAAGTGTTTGAGGGAGAGTTTGATATAAAAAATCTTTAGGATAACAGGAGGAACCAATGGTAAAAATTAATGAAAATTACTTAAAGTTACCGGGAAGCTATCTTTTTTCCACCATTGCAAAAAAGGTAAATGCCTTTACCGAGGCAAATCCAGATAAGAAGATCATCCGGCTGGGGATCGGAGATGTGACCCAGCCCATTGCACCTGCTATTATTAAGGCTCTTCATGAAGCAGTGGATGAGATGGGAGAAAAGGAGACCTTTCACGGTTATGCGCCGGATCTGGGCTATGGATTTTTAAGGGAAACCATTGCAAAGGAAGATTACACCGCCAGAGGCTGTGAGATATCCCCTGATGAGATCTTTGTCTCGGACGGAGCCAAGAGCG from Lacrimispora sphenoides JCM 1415 encodes the following:
- the glnA gene encoding type I glutamate--ammonia ligase translates to MNKYSKEDIFRIVEEEDVEFIRLQFTDIFGMLKNVAITRSMLGKALENRCMFDGSSIEGFVRMEESDMYLYPDLDTFEILPWRPQQGKVARLMCDVYCPDRTPFEGDPRFVLKKVLKKARDMGYEFHAGPECEFFLFHMDEEGRPTTDTHETASYFDVAPIDLAENVRRDMVLTLEEMGFMIEASHHEIAPGQHEIDFQYAEGMVTADNIMTFKMAVKTIAKRHGLHATFMPKPKAGVNGSGMHINMSLSDLNGRNMFEDEADELGLSRAAYQFIAGILYHMKGMTILTNPLVNSYKRLVPGYDAPVYIAWSAKANRSPLIRIPSSRGAGTRIELRCPDTAVNPYLALAACLAAGLDGIEKDMTPPQSVDRNIFTMQPEEILEKGIEHLPETLGEAIEAFRKDDFMKEVLGEHIYTKYLEAKETEWHMFRVQVTDWEVEEYLYKY
- a CDS encoding ANTAR domain-containing response regulator; the protein is MTNVIVAFSREEDAKNIRNILVRNGFAVAAVCTSGAQAVNSADELGSGIVVCGCRFADMVFHEIYECLPGGMEMLLLVSPSQWSGRVPEGVVCLSQPLKVQDLVSTLEMMVESLTRRRKKLKSQPKERSMEEKEIIRQAKELLMERNHMSETEAHRYIQKCSMDSGTNMVETAQMIVSLINR
- the dapF gene encoding diaminopimelate epimerase translates to MKFTKMQGTGNDYVYINCFEESVEDPAEFARKVSDRHFGIGSDGLILICPSETADCRMRMFNADGSESQMCGNGIRCVGKYVYDHHLVDKTEFDVETGAGIKHLKVKPEHGRAVQITVDLGVPEITSQVPELIRMEGKDYEFIGISMGNPHAVYYMSDIDGLDLQAMGPAFENHERFPERTNSEFIEVVSPEYIRMRVWERGSGETWACGTGAAASAVASALSGRTFDTVEVELKGGNLTIHWDRKGSGHVFMTGPAVEVFEGEFDIKNL